From the genome of Vicia villosa cultivar HV-30 ecotype Madison, WI linkage group LG2, Vvil1.0, whole genome shotgun sequence, one region includes:
- the LOC131646732 gene encoding fe(2+) transport protein 1-like, translating into MANPVTMHKLISILFILITLFTSKALADCESESTNSCNNKEKAKTIKIIAIFVILVASMIGVCLPLVSRSVPTLSPDGNVFLIVKCFAGGIILGTGFMHVLPDSFEMLRSDCLPEEPWHEFPFSGLAAVFSAVITMMVDTVATSYYSQKGKKDGTVSAEGGGDQETGDVHAGHHHHFEMKTEGEESQLLRYRVVAMVLELGIVVHSVVIGLSLGASSNTCSIKGLVAALSAHQLFEGMGLGGSILQAQYKFLKKAIMVFFFSVTTPFGISIGIAMSSTYQENSPKALITVGLLNGASAGLLIYMALVDLLAADFMSKRMQSSIKLQLKSYMAVFLGVGGMSLMAKWA; encoded by the exons ATGGCTAATCCAGTAACTATGCACAAGCTAATCTCCATTCTTTTCATCTTAATCACTCTTTTCACATCAAAGGCACTTGCTGACTGTGAAAGCGAAAGCACAAACAGTTGTAACAACAAAGAAAAAGCTAAGACTATTAAAATCATAGCAATATTTGTAATACTGGTAGCTAGCATGATTGGAGTGTGTTTACCCTTGGTGTCACGTTCCGTCCCGACTTTAAGCCCGGACGGAAACGTGTTCCTGATCGTCAAGTGTTTTGCGGGTGGCATTATTCTTGGGACTGGATTCATGCACGTACTTCCTGATTCTTTTGAGATGTTGAGATCAGATTGTTTGCCGGAGGAACCGTGGCACGAGTTTCCGTTCTCTGGACTCGCCGCTGTGTTCTCTGCTGTGATTACAATGATGGTGGATACTGTGGCTACTAGCTACTATAGTCAGAAGGGTAAGAAAGATGGGACAGTTTCAGCTGAAGGTGGGGGAGATCAAGAGACGGGTGATGTCCATGCTGGTCACCATCACCATTTTGAGATGAAGACAGAAGGTGAAGAGTCACAGCTTCTGCGTTATCGCGTAGTCGCCATG GTATTAGAACTTGGAATCGTAGTTCATTCGGTGGTGATAGGACTTTCCCTGGGCGCCTCGAGTAACACATGCTCAATAAAAGGTCTAGTTGCCGCACTTAGCGCTCATCAGCTCTTCGAAGGCATGGGTCTCGGTGGTAGCATTCTTCAG GCGCAGTACAAGTTTTTGAAGAAAGCTATAATGGTATTTTTCTTCTCAGTTACAACACCATTTGGAATTTCAATAGGAATTGCAATGTCTAGTACTTACCAAGAGAACAGTCCAAAAGCACTTATTACTGTTGGATTGCTTAATGGAGCATCGGCTGGTCTTTTAATTTATATGGCTTTGGTTGATCTTCTTGCTGCTGATTTCATGAGTAAGAGGATGCAGAGTAGTATTAAGCTTCAATTGAAATCTTATATGGCTGTATTTCTTGGCGTTGGTGGCATGTCTCTCATGGCTAAATGGGCTTAA
- the LOC131646733 gene encoding uncharacterized protein LOC131646733, which yields MENKYHVRSNSFPSQSHPSSTRIQQEINNIKTWEATSTSTSDSVTTGLYMLQDLYISLEDLLNMSSTQNIISHRQGEKCVEELLDGSVKILDVCGIARDTVLQIKENVQSLHSSLRRRKGDSSIETGVAEYKFFTKKMKKNVTKLITSLKHMECKFGASSLLNQDQDFAFVVRVLREVIVINISIFQSILSFLVGSASKSKANKWFKVAKLMHKKEVSCEENLENFNELQCVEASLRTLLREGSDVAKMQTTHERLEDLENAVERIENGLESVFRRLVKARVSLLNIMTQ from the coding sequence ATGGAAAACAAGTACCATGTTCGTTCCAATAGTTTTCCTTCCCAATCTCATCCAAGCTCCACTAGAATACAACAAGAGATAAACAACATCAAGACTTGGGAAGCCACATCCACATCCACATCTGATTCTGTTACCACTGGTCTTTACATGCTTCAAGATTTATATATTTCATTGGAAGATCTTCtcaatatgtcatcaacacaAAATATTATTTCTCACCGTCAAGGTGAGAAATGCGTGGAAGAGTTGTTAGATGGTTCGGTGAAAATTTTGGATGTATGTGGCATCGCAAGGGACACCGTGTTACAGATTAAGGAAAATGTTCAATCACTTCACTCTTCTCTTAGAAGAAGAAAGGGAGATTCAAGCATTGAAACAGGTGTAGCAGAATATAAATTCTTcacaaaaaagatgaaaaagaatgTCACAAAGTTGATCACATCTTTAAAACATATGGAATGTAAATTTGGAGCTTCCTCGCTTTTGAATCAAGATCAAGACTTTGCTTTTGTTGTAAGAGTTCTTAGAGAAGTCATAGTAATTAACATCTCCATATTTCAATCCATTTTGTCTTTCTTAGTTGGATCTGCATCAAAGTCAAAGGCAAACAAATGGTTTAAAGTGGCAAAGTTGATGCATAAAAAGGAAGTATCATGTGAAGAGAATTTGGAAAATTTCAATGAATTGCAGTGTGTAGAAGCATCTTTGAGAACCCTTTTAAGAGAAGGTTCAGATGTTGCCAAGATGCAGACTACACATGAAAGATTGGAGGATTTGGAGAATGCTGTTGAAAGGATAGAAAATGGTTTGGAGAGTGTGTTTAGGCGTTTGGTTAAAGCTAGAGTTTCTCTTTTAAACATCATGACTCAATAG